In the Sedimentisphaera cyanobacteriorum genome, ATACAGGCGGAGTTAATGTTTTAGACACTATAGACCTTACCGCTGAATTCACAGGTGATTTAGCTGTAAACGGCGCTGAACCCTCTGAGAATCTTTCAATACCATTTACAGTTACCAACACAGGCAGCGGCGATTCCGGCAGCTCATTCACTTCAACGCTTTATATGAGCGAAGACCCGCAGGACTGGGGCTCGCCAGCCGCTGTTGCTGATATTTCCAGCAGCGAGCTTGCAGCAGGCGCAGCCGTGAATGAGCAGTTCGACATAACTCTGCCCGATCAGGCAGGAACTTATTACTACCGCGTGCTTGCTGATTCAGCGGGACAAGTGGCAGAAGTCCCTGCTCCTGCAAACGAACAGAACAACTGGACAGTCGAATATGTTACAGTAGATATCCCGCCGGTTGTTGACTTAACACTTTCCAACGTTCCTGCCGGTCTCGGTCAGGTTTATTCTGGCGAATCGGCTGATTTCAGCGTAACAGTTTCTAACGAAAGAACCGGTGAAGCATCTGCATTTGATGTTAAAGTTTCCCTGAAAAAGGCGGATACAAACTGGTTTGAGGTTGCTTCAGAGGGTGTTATAGCTTTGGCGGGCAATTCCTCAGAGCAGGTAAACTTTACCTTTTCGCCGGATACTGCCGGAACGTATCAGGTGAAAGTGGCGGTTAATCCCGATCAGGCTGTTGAAGAAGTGGACTACTCAAACAACGAACAGCTTGCAGGTGAGCTTGAGGTTCTCGAAAAAATAGACCTGCTCTCCTCCTTCGCTGATTACCTCACAAGCCCGATAAGCAGTCCTGCTGGAATGCAGGTTAATGTTCCGGGCGTAATAACAAATATTGGCACTGACACCGCTCTTCCCGAGTCTGGGAAGATCGTTACATCCCTTCTGCTGTCTGATGTTTCAGGCAGCTGGGAATCTTCGCAGCAGGCAGCGAGCTTTGAGAAGAGCTTCGTGCTTGCAGGGGAGCCGGCAAACGGGAATTTCCAGTTTACTGCCCCTGCCGCTCCGGGTGAATATTTCCTGAAAACTCAGGCTGATACAAGCGAAGCAGTGGATGAGTTCGACGAAACGAATAACCTCTCAGATGAGGTTATAACTCTAAACGTTCTTACAAATATTGATCTGGCCGTAACAGACTACCCCGCAGGCGGGACGTCTGCCTTTATGAACGGGGATGTGAATGTAAGCTCTGTTATCACGAATCAAGGCGTTAATACTGCCGGTGAGTTTGATGTTGAGATTTATAAATCCTCAAGCCAAGTTGACAACTGGGAATCTCTCAGTCCGGCCGATTCTCTCACCGTTGCCACTCTGCCTGCCTCTGGCAGCACTAATGCAGACTTCAGTTTCCCTGTAACTGAAACCGAAGCACAAACTGTTTATCTGCGAATCAAGGCAGACAGCGGCTCGGCAATTGAAGAAACAGGCGAAGTGAACAACTGGTCTGATGTGTTCGAGCTTGAAATCAAGCCTGATGTTGATCTTAATGCAGCTTCTTCAGTTGAATCAGCGGAAGTTGCAAGCGGCGAAGCCGTAGAATTTGATATTACTGCTTCAAACAGCGGCAGTTCAGATTCTGGTGCTTTTGAAGCCGCAGTATATATCTCAGAGCAGGATGCTGGCTGGGAAACACTGGAGGCCTCTGAGATCGTTTACAGCGATGAGATTGCCGGCGTTTCTTCAGGAACCAGCGAGATTATGCAGGTTAGCTTTTCATCTCCTGCATCTGCCGGTACATACTACCTCAAGGCTAAAGCGGATAATGCAGAAGCTATAGACGAAACAGACGAAGCCAACAACTGGAGCGAAACAGTAACGCTTACTGTACCGGAAGATATAGATCTTACTGCAGCAATAGACGAGGGAATGATATCCGCCTACGAGGGCAATGAACAGACTCTCGGCTTCTCGGCAGACTGCCAGGGCAATGCTCCTGCTGAAAACTTTACAGTATCGCTTTATTACAGCGAAACAGACGGAGACTGGGAGAATGCAGAGATGCTTGATGAGGAAGTTATCAGCTCTCTGGCACAGGGCAGCAGCTATAACGGCGAATTCACATTCGACCCGCCTCAGGTAAACAGCACTTATTACCTCAAGGCAATGGTTGATTCCGCTGATGTTGTTGCTGAGTCTGACGAAACAAACAACTGGTCTGCTTCTGAGCAGATTGAAGTTCTCTTTGAATATTCAGGCGGATACGGTACTGAGTATGCACCTTACCTCATCGAAACACCGCAGGACTTTGCAGACCTTGCAGAATCTGTTCTACAGCTTGATGCCTACTACGTATTGCTCAATGATATCGATATGACAGGATTTACCGTTGGCTCTGTCGGCTCTGCTTCAATGCCTTTCGCAGGTGAGCTGAACGGTAATTTCAAGGTCATCAGCAATCTTAATGTAGTAGAGGACGGCAAGGCTGCACCTTTCGCAGCTGTTACTGGAAGCATTAATAATATGGGTATCGAGAATTCTTCGGTAACATCTAACACAGATTCAGCTGCCGGGTTTGCTGTGGAACTCAGCGATGCGGTAATCAGAGATGTATTCACTGTATCAGATGTTGAAGGAACAAAGGTCTTTGGCTTTGCTGAAAACGCATCCGGAGCAGTCTTACAGCGCTGTGTAAGCTTCGGCAGCCTGCTTTACTCTGAAGAGGCAGCGGGCTTTGTTGGAGCTGTATCGGACGGAGCAGCAGCATCGCTTATTGAAAACTGCTATACCAGCAGCTTAGCTGATGACGGCTCAGCAGGCACTTTCTACGGCTTCTATACTTCTCTTGCCGGCTCATCAGAGGTAAACGGCTGTTTCTGGAACAACGAGCTTGGCGGGCAGGACAGTCCGGGAGCGACAGGCCTTTCAGATGCGGAAATGAAGAATGAAGCCAACTTCACAGCAGCCGGCTGGGACTACATCGATGAAACAGAAAACGGCGAAGAAGACTACTGGTACACGGCCGAAAGCGGATATCCGGAATTCACATGGACAATCTTCAGCGGCGGTGCCGGAACTCAGGCCAATCCTTTTGTGATTTCATCTGCTGAGGATATGGAAAAACTTGCCTCAGACAGCGAATTCTGGAAATACAGCTTCGCCCTTGGAAATCATATTGATCTTGCCGGTTCAGAACTTGCACCTATCGGAAATGAAACCATACCATTCACGGGAACCTTCTCCGGCGACGGATATGCGATTTCCGGATTCAGCTGCGATACCCTTGAGGAAGGGCTCTGCGGACTGTTCGGAATAAATGCAGGAACTCTAAAATGGATAGCTCTCGAAGATGTGAATATAAATATCACTTCAGAGGAGAGTAATTCAGCAGCCCTTGCAGCAGTTAATGAAGGCCTTATAACTCAGTGTGAGGTAATGGGCTCTCTAATGATAGGCGGGGCTTATAATAATGCAGGTGCGATTGCAGCCCTAAACGCAGCAGAGGGTACTGTTATAAGCAGCTTTGCAGACTGTCAGATTACAGCACAAGGCGATCTCGACGCTGTTTCACAGGTGGCAGGGCTCAATCTCGGCGGTATCCAATACTGCTATGCTGAAGGAGCATTAACAGCAGACGGAGTCGCAGTGTTTGCAGGCTTCCTTGCAGGTATAAACGAAGGCAGCATATCTGATAGTTATACAGCACAGACAGTCTCGGATATTTCAGGAGATAATATTCTCGGTGCTCTTGTCGGTGCGAATATCAATGATGCACTTGATGCTCTGGCAGGGTGCATATACAGCAGCGACACCGCTTCTTACGGTGTTGGTGCCGGAAATTCGGCCGGAAGTGCTGGATACGCCCACAGTCAGATGACAGGCAGCGGAATATATCAGTCTGCCGGCTGGGATACATCTAAATGGTTCTTCAGCTCAGACAGCTATCCGGAACTGCTGTGGCAGGTTCAGCAGTATTCAGACTTCCTCTTG is a window encoding:
- a CDS encoding CARDB domain-containing protein, with the translated sequence MNRIVVLSLALVMTLNAGAIAYSGGNGSASAPYEISTAEELFNLSEESSDWSSHFIVTSDLDLSGFPDITIGNSSTPFTGSFNGGAVSGGIAVLDGYIYQKGHTISNFNTTGEGLFGVIGSGGEVQNVLLIDPLVQAGDSTDNVGAVCGENDGGSISDCSAVKSEFADPNTVNVSGDDSIGGICGYNSGGTITGCFSSVNAEGDSMVGGIVGEQKNLSQISQNVSSGKLNATNSFSSKAGGIVGENSNSNILNCYSFAQITGPRYTGGIVGSNTSGTIAQCYWAGPSITFNLNGGGVVGDRNSGAFSGCLFDNTKVDGLTGVGSGASVGIEGKTNEQLRMYDTYNSAGFDFENSWLIVDGNDFARLDNTGYQPPQLPNLEPAVTSETSLSLGTGDSFQISFSEINDGTDSAAAHSVKIYYNTVDSGWDSILDSQGSIQEGTPGYIDSAAVPELAVDASHSGSFSITATDNGNMMYFRVYSDADQELLEFSELDNYSQTVSVEVVPLPELSITSVAPETQMVEPDTSVSIDVTIENSGPAVAGDFDLSLYYSSEPAASWTDAIADSSAEHISTQVISGIGELASATETFNFNSGTQSGLGYYAFMVDSGKVVGEADENNNFSSASTDSGDIEITVLSGIDLIVPSGSSELPDIYAGEQMQITASIENTGQNPAGAFQAALQSSQDGVNWTNADTVSVSSLAAGASISKDFTYTAPDQAGAYQLRVLADSGDAVPEDSESNNTWDTGGVNVLDTIDLTAEFTGDLAVNGAEPSENLSIPFTVTNTGSGDSGSSFTSTLYMSEDPQDWGSPAAVADISSSELAAGAAVNEQFDITLPDQAGTYYYRVLADSAGQVAEVPAPANEQNNWTVEYVTVDIPPVVDLTLSNVPAGLGQVYSGESADFSVTVSNERTGEASAFDVKVSLKKADTNWFEVASEGVIALAGNSSEQVNFTFSPDTAGTYQVKVAVNPDQAVEEVDYSNNEQLAGELEVLEKIDLLSSFADYLTSPISSPAGMQVNVPGVITNIGTDTALPESGKIVTSLLLSDVSGSWESSQQAASFEKSFVLAGEPANGNFQFTAPAAPGEYFLKTQADTSEAVDEFDETNNLSDEVITLNVLTNIDLAVTDYPAGGTSAFMNGDVNVSSVITNQGVNTAGEFDVEIYKSSSQVDNWESLSPADSLTVATLPASGSTNADFSFPVTETEAQTVYLRIKADSGSAIEETGEVNNWSDVFELEIKPDVDLNAASSVESAEVASGEAVEFDITASNSGSSDSGAFEAAVYISEQDAGWETLEASEIVYSDEIAGVSSGTSEIMQVSFSSPASAGTYYLKAKADNAEAIDETDEANNWSETVTLTVPEDIDLTAAIDEGMISAYEGNEQTLGFSADCQGNAPAENFTVSLYYSETDGDWENAEMLDEEVISSLAQGSSYNGEFTFDPPQVNSTYYLKAMVDSADVVAESDETNNWSASEQIEVLFEYSGGYGTEYAPYLIETPQDFADLAESVLQLDAYYVLLNDIDMTGFTVGSVGSASMPFAGELNGNFKVISNLNVVEDGKAAPFAAVTGSINNMGIENSSVTSNTDSAAGFAVELSDAVIRDVFTVSDVEGTKVFGFAENASGAVLQRCVSFGSLLYSEEAAGFVGAVSDGAAASLIENCYTSSLADDGSAGTFYGFYTSLAGSSEVNGCFWNNELGGQDSPGATGLSDAEMKNEANFTAAGWDYIDETENGEEDYWYTAESGYPEFTWTIFSGGAGTQANPFVISSAEDMEKLASDSEFWKYSFALGNHIDLAGSELAPIGNETIPFTGTFSGDGYAISGFSCDTLEEGLCGLFGINAGTLKWIALEDVNINITSEESNSAALAAVNEGLITQCEVMGSLMIGGAYNNAGAIAALNAAEGTVISSFADCQITAQGDLDAVSQVAGLNLGGIQYCYAEGALTADGVAVFAGFLAGINEGSISDSYTAQTVSDISGDNILGALVGANINDALDALAGCIYSSDTASYGVGAGNSAGSAGYAHSQMTGSGIYQSAGWDTSKWFFSSDSYPELLWQVQQYSDFLLIADNWLAEGEAVPGDFNSDGKVNYQDFAYFASTVPAGNVD